From Sediminispirochaeta bajacaliforniensis DSM 16054:
GAACCGCTTGTCGTTATGCTCTTTTTGCTAATAGAATAGGATGACCTATCAAGATACGGAGCGGTATAATATTGCAATGAATTCTCATAATTTTCTCTTTCTCTTTTAATACGATTTTCTCTCACCATTCCTATCTCAAGGTCATTGACGGAAGCATACTCTCCAGTGCTCATGTCCTTATCAAACACCAGAATATATTCATTCCCAAGAATAACATACATCATGCTACCTTCGATAACAAACTCAATAAATCCTGTTTCTTCATCAAGCATCATGCTCTCAATAGGAAAAATCTCTGTTTTCTCCGTCACTCCGTTATAGTGATATTCCATCAAAATATTTTTTCCATCACGTAGAAATAATACTCCTTCAAGATATCCCATATCTATCGTCTTTGGATCAACGAACGAGTTATATACTTCACTCATCCAATCCTCAGCACACAGGGGAAACCGAAACAACTGCAACAGAATGAGCAGGATCAATGTCCGTAATACTTTAGCCATTGCTGGTACTCCTTTTCATAATCCCTTTCAAGGATGGTTGAACGGTAAGCGGTAATACTTCCCTTCTTGGAAAAATCTGAAAATGCATTATTCTCCGTGAAAATATTTACGGAGGAATGGAATGAGGAAGATAATAAAGAATTGGCAGGAAGTATTTGAGCAGCATAGTCAGAGCGGCAAGACAATACCGGAGTTCTGCAAAGAAATAGGTATTCATCCGAATACTTTTTATAAGCATAAAAAAAGGATCGGTGATGACCCGAAAAAGAGATCTGAAATAATAGAAATAAATCCCGTTCAATCTGCAGCAGCTATCCCAATAGTACTGAAGTCCAAAAAGTTTTCAATTTCAATAACTACCGGATTTGATGAATGCTTGCTGAAATCAGTTCTGAAAATAATCGGAGGACTCGAATGATATTCGATTATAGCGATTATCGATATTTTATCCGGCCCGGTAAAACTGATTTAAGAAAAGGAGTGAATGGATTGAGCCTGCAGATTCAGAACGTAATGAGGAATGATCCATTCTCAAAAAGCCTGTTTCTGTTCTGTAACGGCCAGCGTAAGCTGATGAAAATTGTGTATTGGGATCGTAACGGCTTCTGCCTATGGCAGAAAAGGCTCGAGAAGAACAAGTTCCCCTGGCCGGAAACGGAAGAAGAGGCCCGGGAGATAAGGCTTGAAGAGCTTAAGATGCTGCTCGACGGAATAGATTTCTTTAAAGCGCATAAAGAATTACAGTATTCACGTGTATAGCCTAGTAATTATTTTGTTATTTTGATATGCTCTGTTTTAGTGAATAGGGAAGCTGAGCTGCAAGAGGAAATAGCGCGACTCAAACATGAGAATCAGAAATTAAGAGAACAGGTAGGTTTACTGCAGTTACTGCATTTCGGAACAAAAACAGAGAAGTTCACCAAAGAGGATAAAAACCAGGCATCCCTGTTCAATGAAGCTGAAGATTCCGCGTTTGAACAGAAGGAAGGAATAGAACCTGAAACCCGCAAGGTAAAAGCCTACACCAAAACAGTTCGCAAGAATGCCGGAAGAAAAGCCCTGTCAGAAGGCTTACCACGCGAAATAGTTGAATACGACATTGATGAAGAAGATAAAACATGTGCCTGCGGAGCCGAAAAGGTCTGCATAGGAGAAGATGTTTCCGAGCGGCTCTGTATAGTTCCTGCAAAAGTAGTAGTCAGACGTGAGATAAAGAAGAAGTATGTCTGCCGTAATTGTGAAGGAACAGAAGCCGATGAACCAGGTGTTCAGACCGCTATAGGGCCTAAGTGTCAACACCGGAATGAAATTGCAGTTTTT
This genomic window contains:
- a CDS encoding NADase-type glycan-binding domain-containing protein, which translates into the protein MAKVLRTLILLILLQLFRFPLCAEDWMSEVYNSFVDPKTIDMGYLEGVLFLRDGKNILMEYHYNGVTEKTEIFPIESMMLDEETGFIEFVIEGSMMYVILGNEYILVFDKDMSTGEYASVNDLEIGMVRENRIKRERENYENSLQYYTAPYLDRSSYSISKKSITTSGSYSEVLGGQRVNYDGKYIFDFMLFGRPYYKTYYNPIAYPWVEDSAGYGEGEWIEIDSEVPKEKFYVLNGFVDPTRPHLYRLNSRVKRASVIGTTEEGEEMEQEIQFEDFVYFKTIVFPRPVKTMRLIIMSVYPGAKWKDTAISALMLPVDWK
- the tnpA gene encoding IS66 family insertion sequence element accessory protein TnpA — its product is MRKIIKNWQEVFEQHSQSGKTIPEFCKEIGIHPNTFYKHKKRIGDDPKKRSEIIEINPVQSAAAIPIVLKSKKFSISITTGFDECLLKSVLKIIGGLE
- the tnpB gene encoding IS66 family insertion sequence element accessory protein TnpB (TnpB, as the term is used for proteins encoded by IS66 family insertion elements, is considered an accessory protein, since TnpC, encoded by a neighboring gene, is a DDE family transposase.), giving the protein MIFDYSDYRYFIRPGKTDLRKGVNGLSLQIQNVMRNDPFSKSLFLFCNGQRKLMKIVYWDRNGFCLWQKRLEKNKFPWPETEEEAREIRLEELKMLLDGIDFFKAHKELQYSRV
- a CDS encoding IS66 family transposase; this translates as MNREAELQEEIARLKHENQKLREQVGLLQLLHFGTKTEKFTKEDKNQASLFNEAEDSAFEQKEGIEPETRKVKAYTKTVRKNAGRKALSEGLPREIVEYDIDEEDKTCACGAEKVCIGEDVSERLCIVPAKVVVRREIKKKYVCRNCEGTEADEPGVQTAIGPKCQHRNEIAVFHRS